In a genomic window of Helianthus annuus cultivar XRQ/B chromosome 10, HanXRQr2.0-SUNRISE, whole genome shotgun sequence:
- the LOC110882924 gene encoding uncharacterized protein LOC110882924, with amino-acid sequence MEPVLNSLDAKKQACDIEKSKDDGDNSVEIISYGAMFSPYKSKLQRQFSEEDRKYENQKKRSKRLSEWKWVELINLDDSEDDEKEDELDDTADSSTNKKNGSKK; translated from the exons ATGGAGCCAGTTCTGAATTCACTTGATGCGAAAAAACAAGCATGCGATATTGAAAAATCTAAG gatgatggtgataatagtgttgaaattatttcttatggtgcaatgttcAGTCCATACAAGTCTAAGCTTCAACGTCAATTTAGTGAAGAg gatcggaagtatgagaatcaaaagaaaagatctaagagactctctgaatggaaatgggtCGAGCTTATAAATTTAGATGATTCTGAGGACGATGAGAAAGAAGATGAATTAGATGATACTGCTGATTCGAGCACAAACAAGAAAAACGGATCAAAAAAGTAG